The Dehalococcoidia bacterium genome window below encodes:
- a CDS encoding kelch repeat-containing protein, which produces MRRLRWPALLLALLSLSCAPSVPRAAKRSAARPAGRDAAVTPTPAGHIVHPPARNRAAMAYDAARDKVVLFGGLDATGIFLDDTWTWDNGWVQRRSAESPSYRYDAAMAYDEARQVVVLFGGCCDGLDNNGLSDTWIWDGAQWTEAHPPASPPARSQAAMAYDPRSRLVLLFGGEVLPGNDSSDDLWGWDGATWRRLTPESGPSPRVYAGLVRNVHGDGLLLFGGYRAPAPPNDTWFWDGAGTVWKQLSPAASPPARYNPVLAEDAARGEVVLFGGEYLGRPLADTWIWNGVDWNQRLLVRGPPPRQDASIAYAAAQRQVLLFGGFGATRRLDDTWLWDGASWTEW; this is translated from the coding sequence GTGAGACGCCTCCGCTGGCCGGCGCTGCTGCTGGCGCTGCTGTCGCTGAGCTGCGCCCCCAGCGTACCGCGAGCGGCGAAGCGCAGTGCCGCGCGGCCGGCCGGACGGGATGCGGCCGTCACGCCGACTCCCGCCGGGCACATCGTGCATCCGCCCGCACGCAACCGCGCCGCCATGGCCTACGACGCGGCGCGCGACAAGGTCGTGCTGTTCGGCGGTCTCGATGCCACCGGGATCTTCCTGGACGACACCTGGACCTGGGATAACGGCTGGGTGCAGCGGCGCAGCGCCGAAAGCCCGTCGTACCGTTACGACGCGGCGATGGCCTACGACGAAGCGCGCCAGGTGGTGGTGCTCTTCGGCGGCTGCTGCGACGGCCTCGACAACAACGGTCTGAGCGATACCTGGATCTGGGACGGCGCCCAGTGGACGGAGGCGCATCCGCCGGCCAGTCCGCCGGCGCGCAGCCAGGCGGCGATGGCCTACGACCCCCGCTCGCGCCTGGTGCTGCTCTTCGGCGGCGAAGTCCTGCCCGGCAACGATTCCAGCGACGATCTCTGGGGATGGGATGGCGCAACCTGGCGCCGGCTCACGCCGGAGAGCGGTCCATCGCCGCGCGTCTATGCCGGCCTCGTCCGCAATGTGCACGGCGACGGGTTGCTGCTGTTCGGCGGCTACCGCGCCCCGGCGCCGCCGAACGATACCTGGTTCTGGGATGGCGCCGGCACGGTTTGGAAGCAGCTCAGCCCCGCGGCCAGCCCGCCGGCGCGCTACAATCCCGTGCTGGCCGAGGATGCCGCCCGCGGTGAAGTTGTGCTGTTCGGCGGCGAGTATCTCGGCCGGCCGCTCGCCGACACGTGGATCTGGAACGGCGTCGATTGGAACCAGCGCCTGCTGGTGCGCGGTCCACCGCCGCGACAGGACGCCTCGATCGCCTACGCCGCCGCACAACGGCAGGTGCTGCTCTTCGGCGGCTTCGGCGCCACGCGCCGGCTCGATGACACGTGGCTGTGGGATGGCGCCTCCTGGACGGAATGGTGA
- a CDS encoding DUF4129 domain-containing protein: MSRRLVLVLSFLLMESLALFVVGAVLSGASGGEGMLFPAYFAAEAGGFFLVRGLLRFDLSHRALVIAGGVLSIVCLVTIGGLAFDPTAFPPGWAGVFRFLGNPGDTANAAGPTAVYGSAFLLIAWGRGVMLSQERLERAQALRSFSLGLGALVLGLLAGQDSRARGAVNAASIPLVAFGLLTLALLHLREARPDGVDALRGPWLLITAGTIAVLALAGAAIGVLPLGPAGWLYDHAIEPVLALGLLLVSWALIVIAYPFAWLIAQFLYRIFGNIKFTPPKPADVNTDDSSQLLKNGAQHGTSALLLVLFKLVFVLLLVALLSYLAYRLFYRLHRAPADDEEREALAHEGSLRGDLAALFRRLLPRREHPAAPPEPPLPANLLRVRRLYLRMLERASHRGHPRPPPATPDEFEPELSQTLASSASAALTHAFVEARYGRTAPDEAGLHELEREAERLG, from the coding sequence ATGAGCCGGCGGCTGGTGCTCGTCCTCTCGTTCCTGCTTATGGAGTCGCTGGCGCTGTTCGTCGTGGGCGCCGTGCTCAGCGGCGCCTCCGGCGGCGAGGGCATGCTCTTTCCCGCCTACTTCGCGGCGGAGGCGGGCGGCTTCTTCCTGGTGCGTGGCCTGCTGCGCTTCGACCTGTCGCATCGCGCGCTCGTGATCGCCGGCGGCGTGCTCTCGATCGTCTGCCTGGTCACGATCGGCGGGTTGGCCTTCGATCCCACCGCCTTTCCGCCCGGCTGGGCCGGCGTCTTCCGCTTCCTGGGCAACCCCGGCGACACGGCCAACGCGGCCGGCCCCACCGCCGTTTACGGCAGCGCCTTCCTGTTGATCGCCTGGGGGCGCGGCGTCATGCTCTCGCAGGAGCGGCTGGAGCGGGCGCAGGCGTTGCGCTCGTTTTCGCTCGGTCTGGGCGCTCTCGTACTCGGCCTGCTCGCCGGCCAGGACTCGCGGGCGCGCGGCGCCGTGAACGCCGCCTCGATCCCGCTGGTGGCCTTCGGCCTGCTGACGCTGGCGCTGCTGCACCTGCGCGAGGCGCGCCCGGACGGCGTCGATGCGTTGCGCGGCCCCTGGCTGCTGATCACGGCCGGCACGATTGCGGTCCTGGCGCTCGCGGGCGCGGCGATCGGCGTGCTGCCGCTCGGCCCGGCCGGCTGGCTCTACGACCACGCGATCGAGCCGGTGCTGGCCCTGGGTCTGCTGCTCGTCTCCTGGGCGCTGATCGTGATCGCCTATCCCTTCGCCTGGTTGATCGCGCAGTTCCTCTATCGCATCTTCGGCAACATCAAGTTCACGCCGCCCAAGCCCGCAGACGTGAACACGGACGACAGCTCGCAACTGCTGAAGAACGGCGCACAGCACGGCACCTCGGCGCTCCTCCTGGTGCTGTTCAAGCTCGTCTTCGTGCTGCTGCTGGTGGCGCTGCTCAGCTACCTGGCCTATCGCCTGTTCTACCGCCTGCACCGCGCCCCGGCGGACGACGAAGAGCGAGAGGCGCTGGCGCACGAAGGCAGCCTGCGCGGCGATCTGGCCGCCCTCTTCCGCCGCCTGCTGCCACGACGCGAGCATCCCGCGGCGCCGCCCGAGCCGCCCTTGCCCGCGAACCTGCTACGCGTGCGCCGGCTCTATCTCCGCATGCTCGAACGGGCGAGCCACCGCGGTCACCCGCGCCCGCCGCCGGCGACACCGGACGAGTTCGAGCCGGAACTGTCGCAGACGCTCGCCTCATCCGCGTCGGCCGCGCTCACCCACGCTTTCGTCGAGGCCCGCTACGGCCGTACCGCGCCGGACGAGGCCGGCCTGCACGAGCTGGAGCGCGAGGCGGAGCGGCTGGGTTGA
- a CDS encoding DUF58 domain-containing protein, protein MMVQRQAPPLAVATANNRDDFRRLVRNVWVLTAVVLLLAGMALQRPVPAAVGMLVLLAGAVAIVWSRLSLERLTYERRWSATRAFVGEEIEAVFSVRNAKALPVPWFEARELVPDQLPPAGAHILPAAWPGAFYYTHTTSLAWYERVSWRQRFLCSARGYYEVGPTRLRAGDIFGFFPREARLELPERITVLPRLVELGEVDLPARRPFGEAKGGNRIFEDQSRLAGVRDYRPGDPLKRIDWKATARRGSLQSRLYDPSATLTLLITLSVDTFAHPWEGYDPLLLERAISTAASIAARGEEERFAVGLIANASFPGADRPIRVAAGRDEGQLTRLLEALAMVTPFTIVPPEELLARERRRLPFGASVALVAGYLTPALAQQLDRLRRDGLAVAIYWVGDEPPRQAPRGVAVYDLSARLRAFEREDPLVYGGETAGARRLVRRAI, encoded by the coding sequence ATGATGGTGCAGCGCCAGGCGCCGCCGCTGGCCGTGGCCACGGCCAACAACCGCGACGACTTCCGCCGCCTGGTGCGCAACGTCTGGGTGCTGACGGCGGTCGTGCTGCTGCTCGCCGGCATGGCCCTGCAGCGGCCGGTGCCGGCGGCGGTGGGCATGCTCGTGCTGCTTGCCGGCGCCGTGGCGATCGTCTGGAGCCGCCTTTCGCTGGAGCGGTTGACCTACGAGCGGCGCTGGTCGGCGACGCGGGCCTTCGTCGGCGAGGAGATCGAGGCGGTCTTCAGCGTGCGCAACGCCAAGGCGCTGCCGGTGCCCTGGTTTGAGGCGCGCGAGCTGGTGCCCGACCAGTTGCCGCCCGCTGGGGCGCACATCCTGCCCGCGGCCTGGCCCGGCGCCTTCTACTACACGCACACGACCTCGCTCGCCTGGTACGAGCGCGTGAGCTGGCGGCAGCGTTTCCTCTGCTCCGCGCGCGGCTACTATGAGGTCGGCCCCACGCGGCTGCGCGCCGGCGATATCTTCGGCTTCTTCCCGCGCGAGGCGCGGCTGGAGCTGCCCGAGCGCATCACCGTGCTGCCGCGGCTGGTGGAGCTGGGCGAGGTCGATCTGCCGGCGCGGCGGCCGTTCGGCGAGGCGAAGGGCGGCAACCGCATCTTCGAGGACCAGAGCCGCCTCGCCGGCGTGCGCGACTACCGCCCCGGCGACCCGCTCAAACGCATCGACTGGAAGGCGACGGCGCGGCGCGGCAGCTTGCAGTCACGCCTCTACGACCCCTCGGCCACGCTTACGCTGCTGATCACGCTGAGCGTCGATACCTTCGCCCACCCCTGGGAGGGCTACGACCCGCTCCTGCTGGAACGGGCGATCTCCACGGCGGCGAGCATCGCGGCGAGGGGCGAGGAGGAGCGCTTCGCCGTCGGCCTGATCGCCAATGCCAGCTTTCCCGGCGCCGACCGGCCGATCCGCGTCGCCGCCGGGAGAGACGAGGGCCAGCTCACGCGCCTGCTCGAAGCGCTGGCCATGGTCACGCCCTTCACGATCGTGCCGCCCGAGGAGCTGCTGGCGCGCGAACGGCGGCGGCTGCCCTTCGGCGCCAGCGTCGCGCTGGTCGCCGGCTACCTGACGCCCGCGCTGGCGCAGCAGCTCGACCGGCTGCGGCGCGACGGCCTGGCGGTGGCGATCTACTGGGTAGGAGACGAGCCGCCGCGCCAGGCGCCCCGCGGCGTCGCCGTATACGACCTTTCGGCGCGGCTGCGCGCCTTCGAGCGCGAAGACCCGCTGGTCTACGGCGGCGAGACTGCCGGCGCCCGCCGCCTCGTACGCCGGGCGATATAA
- a CDS encoding MoxR family ATPase encodes MAGVAALAERLRQNIGRVIVGKDGVIELVLVALLSEGHILLEDVPGLGKTMLAKSVARSLGCSFKRIQFTPDLIPTDITGINFYNQRSGEFEFRPGPITAQIVLADEVNRATPRTQSALLEAMEERQLTVEGVTLRLPAPFLVIATQNPIELEGTFPLPEAQLDRFLLRLKLGYPSEREERAILDRFEEESPLGELPVVATAEELIAGAHAVTRVHCEGIVRDYIVHVVQATRAHAGLELGASPRASLALFRAARALAAVRGRAYVIPDDVKALTRAVLPHRLILSSSARLRGRDAAGIVAEVLDSVPAPVLE; translated from the coding sequence CTGGCGGGCGTGGCCGCGCTGGCCGAGCGGCTGCGACAGAACATCGGCCGCGTGATCGTCGGCAAGGACGGCGTGATCGAGCTGGTGCTGGTGGCGCTGCTGAGCGAGGGGCACATCCTGCTCGAGGACGTGCCCGGCCTCGGCAAGACGATGCTGGCCAAGTCGGTCGCCCGCTCGCTCGGCTGTTCGTTCAAGCGCATCCAGTTCACGCCGGACCTGATCCCCACCGACATCACCGGCATCAATTTCTACAACCAGCGCAGCGGCGAGTTCGAGTTCCGCCCCGGCCCGATCACGGCACAGATCGTGCTGGCCGACGAGGTCAACCGCGCCACGCCGCGCACGCAGAGCGCCCTGCTCGAAGCGATGGAGGAGCGCCAGCTCACGGTCGAAGGCGTGACGCTGCGGCTGCCGGCGCCATTTTTGGTGATCGCCACGCAAAACCCGATCGAGCTGGAAGGCACCTTTCCGCTGCCCGAGGCGCAGCTCGACCGCTTTCTCCTGCGGCTCAAGCTCGGCTATCCCAGCGAGCGCGAGGAGCGCGCGATTCTGGATCGCTTCGAAGAGGAGAGCCCGCTGGGCGAGCTGCCCGTGGTGGCCACGGCGGAGGAGTTGATCGCCGGCGCCCACGCCGTCACGCGCGTGCACTGCGAGGGTATCGTGCGTGACTACATCGTGCACGTGGTGCAGGCCACGCGGGCGCACGCCGGCCTCGAGCTCGGCGCCAGCCCGCGCGCCAGCCTGGCGCTGTTCCGCGCGGCGCGCGCGCTGGCGGCGGTGCGCGGCCGCGCCTACGTGATTCCGGACGACGTGAAGGCGCTGACGCGGGCCGTGCTGCCGCACCGGCTGATCCTCTCCTCGTCGGCGCGGCTGCGCGGCCGCGACGCCGCCGGCATCGTCGCCGAGGTGCTGGATTCCGTGCCCGCGCCCGTGCTCGAATAG
- a CDS encoding competence/damage-inducible protein A: MKAEVISIGTEILLGEILDTNAQFIASRLPALGIDLYWMSKVGDNRGRLVELLTQAWGRSELIVCTGGLGPTEDDVTRESIAETLGEEPYLDAQQEDHLRRWFAGRGVAMPERNLKQAWLTASTRVLPNPRGTAPGWWAEKDGRIILAMPGPPAEMTRMWEKEVEPQLRGRSSNAVIVSRTIKTSGIGEGSVDEMISPLLQNTNPSIGVYSRVDGIHVRVTAKAPTPRQAEALIEPVEHDLRTILGNAVWGVDDESFESAVGKILKERGLTLAAMESATGGLLSATITNTPGSSAYFRGGIVSYATAVKEQFGVPREIIDQFGVISPECAKAMASAVREALHADLGVSVTGVAGPDEQEGKPVGTMHVGFADGAGEPSVLSYQFAQGRDAARRRAVTNALLLIRRSVLARP, encoded by the coding sequence ATGAAGGCCGAGGTCATCTCGATCGGCACGGAGATCCTGCTCGGCGAGATCCTGGACACCAACGCGCAGTTCATCGCCTCGCGGCTGCCGGCGCTGGGCATCGATCTGTACTGGATGTCGAAGGTCGGCGACAACCGCGGCCGGCTGGTGGAGCTGCTCACGCAGGCGTGGGGCCGCTCCGAGCTGATCGTCTGCACCGGCGGCCTCGGCCCGACGGAAGACGACGTGACCCGCGAGTCGATCGCCGAGACGCTGGGCGAGGAACCGTACCTCGACGCCCAGCAGGAGGACCACCTGCGCAGGTGGTTCGCCGGGCGGGGCGTCGCGATGCCCGAGCGCAACCTGAAGCAGGCCTGGCTCACGGCTTCTACGCGTGTGCTCCCCAACCCGCGCGGTACGGCGCCGGGCTGGTGGGCGGAGAAGGACGGCCGCATCATCCTTGCCATGCCCGGCCCGCCGGCCGAGATGACGCGCATGTGGGAGAAGGAGGTCGAGCCGCAACTGCGCGGCCGTTCGTCCAACGCCGTGATCGTCTCGCGCACGATCAAGACCTCGGGGATCGGCGAAGGCAGCGTGGATGAGATGATCAGCCCGCTGCTGCAAAACACGAACCCCAGCATCGGCGTCTACTCGCGCGTGGACGGCATCCACGTGCGCGTCACGGCGAAGGCGCCGACGCCGCGCCAGGCCGAGGCGCTGATCGAGCCGGTCGAGCACGATCTGCGCACGATCCTCGGCAACGCCGTCTGGGGCGTGGACGACGAGTCGTTCGAGTCGGCCGTCGGCAAAATCCTCAAAGAGCGCGGGCTGACGCTGGCGGCGATGGAGTCCGCCACGGGCGGCCTGCTCAGCGCCACGATCACGAACACGCCCGGCTCATCGGCCTACTTCAGGGGCGGCATCGTCAGCTATGCGACGGCGGTGAAGGAGCAGTTCGGCGTGCCGCGCGAGATCATCGACCAATTCGGCGTAATCAGCCCCGAGTGCGCGAAGGCGATGGCGAGCGCCGTACGCGAGGCGCTGCACGCGGACCTTGGTGTGAGCGTCACCGGCGTGGCCGGTCCGGACGAGCAGGAAGGGAAGCCGGTGGGCACGATGCACGTCGGCTTCGCGGACGGCGCCGGCGAGCCGTCGGTGCTCAGCTACCAGTTCGCGCAGGGCCGCGACGCCGCCCGCCGACGCGCCGTCACCAACGCGCTGCTGCTGATCCGCCGCTCGGTGCTGGCGCGGCCGTAG
- a CDS encoding MarR family transcriptional regulator, whose product MQQTRRERLRDLERQNLSQLLRMPYQAFIAELHARLADAGYPDIRPAHGIVFQHLRAEGVRVTELAERAQLTKQYIGTLVADLLARGYLERVPDPADGRAKLVRMTERGWELTRVAEAIIAELEAGWVERVGPQRLKQLRHRLEHLILALDHRLP is encoded by the coding sequence GTGCAGCAAACCCGGCGCGAGCGGCTACGCGACCTGGAGCGTCAGAACCTGTCGCAGTTGCTGCGCATGCCGTACCAGGCGTTCATCGCGGAGCTGCACGCCCGCCTGGCCGACGCCGGCTATCCCGATATCCGGCCCGCGCACGGCATCGTCTTTCAGCACCTGCGCGCCGAGGGGGTTCGGGTCACGGAGCTGGCCGAACGCGCCCAGCTCACCAAGCAGTACATCGGGACCCTGGTCGCAGATCTGCTTGCACGCGGCTATCTCGAACGGGTGCCCGACCCCGCCGACGGCCGGGCCAAGCTCGTGCGCATGACGGAGCGCGGCTGGGAGCTGACCCGTGTGGCGGAAGCGATCATCGCGGAGCTGGAAGCCGGCTGGGTCGAGCGCGTGGGGCCACAGCGCCTGAAACAGCTCCGCCATCGCCTCGAACATCTGATCCTCGCCCTCGACCACCGATTGCCCTGA
- a CDS encoding cupin domain-containing protein — MSASNISNTSNSTPRATGYAFRREEGETFAFLGTQMTLKASGAGSGFGLIEQVAPPGFAAPPHIHHAEDEAFYVLEGEATFTCGDQDWAATAGSFVFLPRGVAHHFAVGGERPARLLQLNLPAGLERFFVEAGAPIDAAEAGPPDFARLAALATAYRVELLGPPPGH, encoded by the coding sequence ATGAGCGCGTCGAATATCTCGAATACCTCGAACTCTACGCCCAGGGCAACAGGGTACGCGTTCCGGCGTGAGGAAGGCGAAACGTTCGCCTTCCTCGGCACGCAAATGACGCTGAAGGCATCGGGCGCCGGCAGCGGCTTTGGCCTGATCGAACAGGTGGCGCCGCCGGGCTTCGCCGCCCCGCCCCACATCCACCACGCCGAAGACGAGGCCTTCTACGTGCTCGAAGGCGAGGCCACCTTCACCTGCGGCGACCAGGATTGGGCTGCGACCGCCGGCAGCTTCGTCTTCTTGCCCCGAGGTGTGGCGCACCACTTCGCCGTCGGCGGTGAGCGGCCCGCACGGCTGCTGCAGCTCAATCTGCCTGCCGGGCTTGAGCGCTTCTTCGTCGAGGCGGGCGCACCGATCGACGCCGCGGAGGCCGGTCCGCCTGACTTCGCGCGGTTAGCCGCGCTGGCCACTGCGTATCGCGTTGAGCTGCTCGGCCCACCGCCCGGCCACTAG
- a CDS encoding Rieske 2Fe-2S domain-containing protein, translating into MLSAQDNELLTQTGKGTPMGELFRRFWLPALLPEELPAPDCTPVRFRILGEDLVAFRDTNGRIAFVQEACPHRRASLFFARNEECGLRCVYHGWKFDVAGNCVEMPTERAGSGFKEKIHITAYPGADWGGMIWIYMGPAERQPPLPLYDWCVRPNNPHLRVWKWMQEANYAQGLEGNIDSAHVTYLHRWFDRPIPGARQQILDGAPEIEVQETDFGFVYGARRDVADGRYYWRLTPFVLPVFTTIPGPAGGPGAGFFVLPMDDEHSWWWTITSTPRPPSTTNEPPYIDLIPGSWRLTRNKDNNYLIDREMQRSVNYTGLPTNRVQDAAMTDSMGPIVDRSDEHLGSTDVAIIFMRKQLLRLAQRLDDGVEPELPLHPERHRVWPLDTISDEPRMGPMWDAHYAEFQAQFAAEPATV; encoded by the coding sequence ATGTTGAGTGCGCAGGACAACGAGCTGCTCACGCAAACGGGCAAAGGCACGCCGATGGGCGAGCTGTTTCGCCGCTTCTGGCTGCCCGCGCTGCTGCCCGAGGAGCTGCCTGCGCCGGATTGCACGCCGGTGCGCTTCCGCATCCTGGGCGAAGACCTGGTCGCCTTCCGCGATACGAACGGCCGCATCGCGTTTGTGCAGGAGGCCTGTCCGCACCGCCGGGCGAGCCTGTTCTTCGCACGTAACGAAGAGTGCGGCCTGCGCTGCGTCTACCACGGCTGGAAGTTTGACGTGGCGGGCAACTGCGTCGAGATGCCCACCGAGCGGGCAGGCAGTGGCTTCAAAGAGAAGATCCACATCACCGCCTACCCCGGCGCCGACTGGGGCGGCATGATCTGGATCTACATGGGTCCGGCCGAGCGCCAGCCGCCGCTGCCGCTGTACGACTGGTGCGTGCGGCCAAACAACCCGCACCTGCGCGTGTGGAAGTGGATGCAGGAGGCCAACTACGCGCAGGGGCTGGAAGGCAACATCGACTCCGCGCACGTCACCTACCTGCACCGCTGGTTCGACCGGCCGATCCCCGGCGCGCGGCAGCAGATCCTGGACGGCGCTCCCGAGATCGAGGTGCAGGAGACGGACTTCGGCTTCGTCTACGGCGCGCGGCGCGACGTGGCCGACGGCCGCTACTACTGGCGTCTGACGCCGTTCGTGCTGCCGGTCTTCACCACGATCCCCGGACCGGCCGGCGGCCCCGGCGCCGGCTTCTTCGTGCTGCCGATGGACGACGAGCATAGCTGGTGGTGGACGATCACCAGCACGCCGCGCCCGCCGAGCACCACAAACGAGCCGCCATACATCGATCTGATTCCGGGCAGCTGGCGGCTGACGCGCAACAAGGATAACAACTACCTGATCGATCGAGAGATGCAGCGCTCCGTCAACTACACGGGACTGCCTACCAACCGCGTGCAGGACGCGGCGATGACCGACTCGATGGGTCCGATTGTGGACCGCAGCGACGAGCACCTGGGCAGCACGGACGTCGCCATCATCTTCATGCGCAAGCAGTTACTGCGCCTGGCGCAACGCCTCGACGACGGGGTCGAGCCAGAGCTGCCGCTGCATCCCGAACGGCACCGCGTCTGGCCGCTGGATACGATTAGCGACGAGCCGCGCATGGGGCCGATGTGGGACGCGCACTACGCGGAGTTCCAGGCGCAGTTCGCCGCCGAGCCGGCCACGGTGTAG
- a CDS encoding TetR/AcrR family transcriptional regulator — translation MMVQRGRHEEVRRRTQAERRAASRQRVIDAAIAVIGRMGYNGTTLAEIGQVAGCSRGLPHHYFGSKLELMGAVVAELSRRFQERVLQPPPASQPGLDAVLGFAQDYLGSIAAAGPERMRTVHVLMLESLSVAPELRPLVAAMSEALRAQIRSLIDAGIADGTIRRDAEPGTQAVLILGLLRGAALQWMVDPAGIDLDTTRGEIAATIRGRLAPDRIPSVL, via the coding sequence ATGATGGTGCAGCGAGGCCGGCATGAAGAGGTGCGGCGACGTACGCAGGCCGAGCGGCGGGCTGCATCACGGCAGCGAGTGATCGACGCCGCGATCGCGGTCATCGGCAGGATGGGGTACAACGGTACGACGCTGGCCGAGATCGGCCAGGTCGCCGGCTGCAGTCGCGGGCTGCCGCACCACTACTTCGGCTCCAAGCTGGAGCTGATGGGAGCCGTCGTCGCAGAGCTCAGCCGTCGATTCCAGGAGCGGGTGTTGCAGCCGCCGCCCGCCAGCCAACCGGGGCTGGACGCGGTGCTCGGCTTCGCTCAGGACTATCTCGGGTCGATTGCGGCGGCCGGACCCGAGCGGATGCGCACCGTCCACGTGCTGATGCTCGAGTCGCTCTCGGTGGCGCCGGAGCTGCGGCCGTTGGTGGCCGCAATGTCAGAAGCGCTTCGGGCCCAGATCCGCTCGCTTATCGACGCTGGCATCGCCGACGGCACGATCCGGCGGGACGCCGAGCCGGGGACGCAAGCGGTGCTGATCCTAGGTCTGCTGCGCGGCGCCGCGCTGCAGTGGATGGTTGATCCTGCCGGTATCGACCTCGATACAACACGCGGCGAGATCGCCGCCACGATCCGCGGCCGGCTCGCGCCCGACCGAATTCCAAGTGTGCTGTAG
- a CDS encoding LuxR C-terminal-related transcriptional regulator, whose product MARMDEDGRMRALVLDPDPTQQAMVRRLLEADGRFAVVGVFAPEDCPPAVAAALRSDVVLLDPSDETGLDLRLAGEVVGSVPLARVVLRSAYFSLETMAAVTALGVGGYLVKLNRPIPLLCEALAFTRRTGIFVCAGAITNCVRVQLAARTLLERPQDMEPSVTLTPREQQVLALVAAGETDKAIATTLQIQPSTVDSYVGRLCEKLHSRNRPHLVDAAWRRCLLGG is encoded by the coding sequence ATGGCCCGCATGGACGAAGACGGTCGCATGCGTGCGTTGGTGCTCGACCCCGATCCGACGCAACAAGCGATGGTCCGGCGCCTTCTGGAGGCGGATGGCCGCTTTGCCGTCGTCGGCGTCTTCGCACCCGAGGACTGCCCGCCCGCCGTAGCCGCCGCCCTGCGATCGGACGTGGTGCTGCTCGATCCGAGTGACGAGACGGGCTTGGACCTGCGCTTGGCCGGCGAGGTGGTGGGATCCGTTCCGCTCGCGCGAGTCGTCCTACGCAGCGCGTATTTCAGCTTGGAAACCATGGCCGCGGTGACTGCGCTGGGCGTGGGCGGCTACCTGGTCAAGCTGAACCGACCGATCCCGCTTTTGTGCGAGGCGCTGGCGTTCACCCGGCGCACCGGGATCTTCGTCTGCGCCGGCGCCATTACCAACTGCGTCCGTGTGCAACTCGCGGCACGGACCCTCCTCGAGCGGCCGCAGGACATGGAGCCGTCAGTGACGTTGACGCCGCGCGAGCAGCAAGTGCTCGCGCTGGTGGCCGCCGGCGAAACAGACAAAGCCATCGCCACCACGCTTCAGATCCAACCCAGCACCGTGGATAGCTACGTCGGGCGATTGTGCGAGAAACTGCACTCTCGAAACCGCCCGCATTTGGTGGATGCTGCTTGGCGGCGATGTCTCCTTGGTGGCTGA